The genomic window TTCGCCCAACCCTCCCGGGCGACGTCCGCCGGGCCCTCTACACGATCTCCGGCCGCGAGGCGATCCCGAAGGACGAGGACCGTTGGTGGTAGCTGTGCCGGGAAGAATCCAAATATGTAGGGTGCGTCAAGCGAAGCGCGGACGCACCGCCTACGCGGCCGTGCCGGAGGATCGCCGTCGCGTGAGCCGGGCCGCATTTCGGGCTGCCGTGGGTAGAAGGCCCGCCCTCGGTGCGTCCGCGCTCCGCTTGACGCACCCTACGAAGAAGCCGGCCTCGGATGTTAGGATACTGGCGCCGAGGGATTGTTCTCCCGACTCCCTCGAGGAGCCCGGCCCATGTCCGATCGCTTCGACCACGAACCCGACTTCGGACCGATCCGGAAACGGACGCCCGGGCGACGGTTCCGCCCGCCGAGCGTCTTCCTGTGGGCCGGCATCCTCGCCGGGCTCCTGGTGTGGGCGTCTCCGTGGTCGACCCGGTGCGGGCCTGCCATGCGGCACGCCGCGTGCGTCAATAACCTCAAGCAGATCGGCCTGGCGCTCCGGACCTATGAGCAGGAGCACGGGGCGTTGCCCCCCGCCTGCACGGTCGATGCGAGCGGCCGGCGGCTGCATAGCTGGCGCGTCCTGATCCTGCCGTATCTCGGGTGGTTCGATACTGACAAGGCGATGTACGACAACCTCCTCAAGTCCATCGACCTGTCCAGGCCCTGGGACGACCCCGTGAACGCGAAGGCCGCCGCGGCGATGCCGAGCGTCTTCGAGTGCCCGGACATGCCACAGTTCCACGGGCGGGGCCTGACCACCTACATGGCCAGCGTCGCGCCGGGCGGCTGCCTGAGGGCAGGCAAGCCGCGTCCGCTCGCCGAGATCACCGACCCGCACGACGAGACGCTGATGGCGATCGAGGCCGGCGAGGAGAACGCGGTCCCCTGGATGGCCCCCGCCGATGCCGACGAGTTCGTCATCCTGGGCATCACGCCCGAGTCGAAGCTCCCCCAGCCGGGGGGCGTGCACGCGCTGTTCGTCGACGGCTCCGTGAAGCTCCTGGAGCCGGACCTCC from Aquisphaera giovannonii includes these protein-coding regions:
- a CDS encoding DUF1559 family PulG-like putative transporter; translated protein: MSDRFDHEPDFGPIRKRTPGRRFRPPSVFLWAGILAGLLVWASPWSTRCGPAMRHAACVNNLKQIGLALRTYEQEHGALPPACTVDASGRRLHSWRVLILPYLGWFDTDKAMYDNLLKSIDLSRPWDDPVNAKAAAAMPSVFECPDMPQFHGRGLTTYMASVAPGGCLRAGKPRPLAEITDPHDETLMAIEAGEENAVPWMAPADADEFVILGITPESKLPQPGGVHALFVDGSVKLLEPDLPASARRALISIAGHDDPAGP